One window of the Piliocolobus tephrosceles isolate RC106 chromosome 17, ASM277652v3, whole genome shotgun sequence genome contains the following:
- the COQ9 gene encoding ubiquinone biosynthesis protein COQ9, mitochondrial isoform X2 — MATAAAVYGALGRAGWKLLQLRCLPVTCCRPALVPRAFHASAVGLRSSDEQKQQPPPSFSQQHSETQGAEKPDPESSHPPPRYTDQGGEEEEGYESEEQLQDRILTAALEFVPTHGWTAEAIAEGAQSLGLSSAAASMFGKDGSELILHFVTECNARLTRVLEEEQKLVQLGQAEKKKTDQFLRDAVETRLRMLIPYIEHWPRALSILMLPHNIPSSLSLLTSMVDDMWHYAGDQSTDFNWYTRRAMLAGIYNTTELVMMQDSSPDFEDTWRFLENRINDAMNMGHTAKQVKSTGEALVQGLMGAAVTLKNLAGLNQRR; from the exons TGACCTGTTGCCGACCAGCCCTGGTGCCACGTGCCTTCCATGCTTCAGCTGTGGGGCTAAGGTCTTCAGATGAGCAGAAGCAGCAGCCTCCCCCTTCATTTTCTCAGCAGCATTCTGAAACACAGGGGGCAGAAAAACCTGATCCAGAGTCTTCTCATCCACCCCCCAG GTATACAGACCAGGGCGGCGAGGAGGAGGAAGGCTATGAAAGTGAGGAGCAGCTGCAGGACCGCATCCTGACGGCAGCCCTGGAGTTTGTGCCCACTCACGGGTGGACAGCAGAGGCGATTGCAGAAGGAGCCCAG TCTCTGGGTCTCTCCAGTGCAGCAGCCAGCATGTTTGGGAAGGATGGCAGTGAACTAATACTGCATTTTGTGACCGAGTGCAATGCCCGGCTCACACGCGTGCTGGAAGAGGAGCAGAAGCTGGTACAGTTGGGCCAGGCAGA GAAGAAGAAGACAGACCAGTTCCTGAGGGATGCAGTGGAAACCAGACTGAGAATGCTGATCCCATACATTGAGCACTGGCCCCGG GCCCTCAGCATCCTCATGCTCCCTCACAACATCCCGTCCAGCCTGAGCCTGCTCACCAGCATGGTGGATGACATGTGGCATTACGCTGGGGACCAGTCCACTGAT TTTAACTGGTACACCCGCCGAGCCATGCTGGCTGGCATCTACAACACGACAGAGCTGGTGATGATGCAGGACTCCTCTCCAGACTTTGAGGACACCTGGCGCTTCCTGGAAAACCGGATTAATGATGCAATGAACATGGGCCACACTGCCAAGCAG GTAAAGTCCACAGGAGAGGCACTGGTGCAAGGACTCATGGGTGCCGCGGTGACG CTCAAGAACTTGGCAGGTCTAAACCAGCGTCGGTGA
- the COQ9 gene encoding ubiquinone biosynthesis protein COQ9, mitochondrial isoform X1, which translates to MATAAAVYGALGRAGWKLLQLRCLPVTCCRPALVPRAFHASAVGLRSSDEQKQQPPPSFSQQHSETQGAEKPDPESSHPPPRYTDQGGEEEEGYESEEQLQDRILTAALEFVPTHGWTAEAIAEGAQSLGLSSAAASMFGKDGSELILHFVTECNARLTRVLEEEQKLVQLGQAEKKKTDQFLRDAVETRLRMLIPYIEHWPRALSILMLPHNIPSSLSLLTSMVDDMWHYAGDQSTDFNWYTRRAMLAGIYNTTELVMMQDSSPDFEDTWRFLENRINDAMNMGHTAKQVKSTGEALVQGLMGAAVTEISLTPGTLVYQVSVS; encoded by the exons TGACCTGTTGCCGACCAGCCCTGGTGCCACGTGCCTTCCATGCTTCAGCTGTGGGGCTAAGGTCTTCAGATGAGCAGAAGCAGCAGCCTCCCCCTTCATTTTCTCAGCAGCATTCTGAAACACAGGGGGCAGAAAAACCTGATCCAGAGTCTTCTCATCCACCCCCCAG GTATACAGACCAGGGCGGCGAGGAGGAGGAAGGCTATGAAAGTGAGGAGCAGCTGCAGGACCGCATCCTGACGGCAGCCCTGGAGTTTGTGCCCACTCACGGGTGGACAGCAGAGGCGATTGCAGAAGGAGCCCAG TCTCTGGGTCTCTCCAGTGCAGCAGCCAGCATGTTTGGGAAGGATGGCAGTGAACTAATACTGCATTTTGTGACCGAGTGCAATGCCCGGCTCACACGCGTGCTGGAAGAGGAGCAGAAGCTGGTACAGTTGGGCCAGGCAGA GAAGAAGAAGACAGACCAGTTCCTGAGGGATGCAGTGGAAACCAGACTGAGAATGCTGATCCCATACATTGAGCACTGGCCCCGG GCCCTCAGCATCCTCATGCTCCCTCACAACATCCCGTCCAGCCTGAGCCTGCTCACCAGCATGGTGGATGACATGTGGCATTACGCTGGGGACCAGTCCACTGAT TTTAACTGGTACACCCGCCGAGCCATGCTGGCTGGCATCTACAACACGACAGAGCTGGTGATGATGCAGGACTCCTCTCCAGACTTTGAGGACACCTGGCGCTTCCTGGAAAACCGGATTAATGATGCAATGAACATGGGCCACACTGCCAAGCAG GTAAAGTCCACAGGAGAGGCACTGGTGCAAGGACTCATGGGTGCCGCGGTGACG GAGATATCACTGACTCCTGGGACCCTGGTATATCAAGTCTCTGTATCATAG